A region from the Triticum aestivum cultivar Chinese Spring chromosome 3D, IWGSC CS RefSeq v2.1, whole genome shotgun sequence genome encodes:
- the LOC123080729 gene encoding 6-phosphogluconate dehydrogenase, decarboxylating 1 produces MALTRIGLAGLAVMGQNLALNIAEKGFPISVYNRTTSKVDETVQRAKLEGNLPLYGFHDPASFVNSIQKPRVVIMLVKAGAPVDQTIATLAAHLEQGDCIVDGGNEWYENTERREKAMEERGLLYLGMGVSGGEEGARHGPSMMPGGSLEAYQYIEDILLKVSAQVPDSGPCVTYIGKGGSGNFVKMVHNGIEYGDMQLIAEAYDVLKSVGKLTNGELQQVFTEWNKGELLSFLVEITADIFSIKDDQGEGYLVDKVLDKTGMKGTGKWTVQQAAELSVAAPTIEASLDSRFLSGLKDERVAASKIFQGDYSSGETVDKAQLIEDVRKALYASKICSYAQGMNIIKAKSTEKGWGLNLGELARIWKGGCIIRASFLDRIKKAYDRNGELANLLIDPEFAQEIMDRQAAWRRVVCLAINNGVSTPGMSASLAYFDSYRRDRLPANLVQAQRDYFGAHTYERVDMPGSFHTEWYKIANSKI; encoded by the coding sequence ATGGCTCTCACCAGAATTGGTCTTGCTGGCCTCGCCGTCATGGGGCAGAACCTTGCCCTCAACATTGCAGAGAAAGGCTTCCCCATCTCTGTCTACAACAGGACCACCTCCAAGGTCGATGAGACTGTCCAGCGCGCCAAGCTAGAAGGAAACCTTCCCCTGTACGGTTTCCATGACCCTGCATCCTTCGTCAACTCCATTCAGAAGCCACGCGTCGTCATCATGCTTGTCAAGGCTGGCGCACCAGTTGACCAGACCATCGCCACGCTCGCAGCACACCTGGAGCAGGGCGACTGCATCGTTGATGGAGGAAACGAGTGGTATGAGAACACAGAAAGGAGGGAGAAGGCGATGGAGGAGCGTGGACTCCTCTACCTCGGGATGGGTGTTTCCGGAGGAGAGGAGGGTGCCCGCCATGGCCCCTCCATGATGCCTGGAGGCTCGCTGGAGGCGTACCAGTACATTGAAGACATTCTTCTCAAGGTGTCTGCTCAGGTCCCTGACAGCGGCCCGTGTGTCACATACATTGGGAAGGGTGGATCCGGAAACTTTGTCAAGATGGTTCACAATGGTATTGAGTACGGTGACATGCAGCTGATCGCTGAGGCGTATGACGTTCTCAAGTCGGTTGGCAAGCTCACAAACGGTGAGCTGCAGCAGGTTTTCACCGAGTGGAACAAGGGTGAGCTCCTCAGTTTCTTGGTCGAGATCACTGCTGATATATTCAGCATCAAGGATGACCAGGGTGAAGGCTACTTGGTCGACAAGGTCCTGGACAAGACCGGGATGAAGGGAACTGGGAAGTGGACAGTGCAGCAGGCTGCTGAGCTCTCTGTGGCTGCTCCTACCATTGAGGCGTCCTTGGATTCCAGGTTCCTCAGCGGGCTGAAGGATGAGCGTGTCGCGGCTTCCAAGATCTTCCAGGGTGACTACTCCAGTGGTGAAACTGTCGACAAGGCACAGCTGATCGAGGATGTGAGGAAAGCCCTCTACGCCTCCAAGATCTGCAGCTACGCCCAGGGCATGAACATCATCAAGGCCAAGAGCACGGAGAAGGGATGGGGCCTCAACCTCGGCGAGCTGGCCAGGATCTGGAAGGGCGGGTGCATCATCCGCGCCAGCTTCCTCGACCGCATCAAGAAGGCCTATGACAGGAACGGTGAGCTCGCCAACCTCCTCATCGACCCCGAGTTCGCGCAGGAGATCATGGACAGGCAAGCCGCATGGAGGAGGGTCGTCTGCCTCGCCATCAACAACGGCGTCAGCACCCCTGGCATGTCCGCGAGTCTGGCCTACTTTGACTCCTACCGGAGGGACAGGCTTCCTGCAAACCTTGTCCAGGCCCAGAGGGACTACTTCGGGGCGCACACCTACGAGAGGGTTGACATGCCCGGCTCCTTCCACACCGAGTGGTACAAGATCGCCAACTCGAAGATCTAA
- the LOC123080728 gene encoding membrane protein of ER body-like protein: MNRQRDRILKDRCLLLLCLIGLRKNHRTYSDVCHASPSSFQQDAVSTCSAYLGGEVDGQPDVLPPPASEDTPPRSENCTSWLLSCFQTGDSPYQPHPADPMTVPLLPGNTTTVTESQSSTSHVYHSQGTVVKPEHPTVESPSENQADPADSPRTPSLPGMATPGGVTTTTTETNESHVQHSHGTQQLTVDSSSQHQKTTTTVEDNETTTTVTSEKNTTSSKTTTGAPSASPQTSSSTEYFRQDVSEVVTGKMPSGGAIMDPTHPQISYKDTHGTSENGSFPSYAIHTPDFKFDSPIATNITQGFTPRGDIPTSSNPQPANPYHVVVPVLGGVNQVAPRQQQRDDWDILKAIVYGGLVESVTSLSVVSAAASSGAKTLDIFILGIANLIGGLPLIFHNITDLRDIRDVDGNDEQVGHYWLQLGKRSKARLHMVMALLSYMVFGLLPPVLYGLSFRESNDQENKMMAVAGASLACIALLALGKAHVHTRTYFKTLMYYLMIAVSSSGLSYVAGVLITRLLVQYGIIEQGGSARSPPGLSLRFAYAAGAESSAWASF, from the exons ATGAACCGTCAAAGAGACCGTATATTGAAGGACAGGTGTCTCCTGTTACTTTGCCTGATAGGGTTGAGGAAGAATCACCGGACGTATTCAGATGTTTGTCATGCTTCTCCTTCTTCATTCCAACAG GATGCAGTTTCAACATGTTCCGCATATTTGGGAGGAGAGGTGGACGGACAACCTGATGTTCTGCCTCCTCCTGCATCAGAGGACACGCCTCCTCGCTCTGAAAATTGCACAAGCTGGCTTCTGTCTTGTTTCCAGACAGGAGATAGCCCATACCAACCTCATCCTGCTG ATCCAATGACGGTGCCACTGCTGCCCGGGAACACAACCACAGTAACTGAATCTCAATCTAGCACATCACATGTTTATCATAGTCAAGGCACAGTTGTAAAACCAGAGCATCCGACAGTCGAATCACCTTCGGAGAACCAAGCTGATCCTGCAG ATTCACCAAGGACTCCATCGTTACCTGGTATGGCGACTCCCGGTGGTGTAACCACAACGACAACTGAAACCAACGAATCACATGTTCAGCATAGTCATGGCACACAGCAGTTGACAGTTGACTCATCTTCCCAACATCAGAAAACCACCACTACAGTTGAAGACAACGAGACTACAACTACAGTCACATCAGAAAAGAATACCACATCTTCTAAAACCACAACAGGAGCACCTAGCGCATCACCTCAAACATCATCCTCTACAG AATATTTCAGGCAAGACGTATCAGAAGTGGTGACCGGTAAAATGCCTTCTGGTGGAGCTATCATGGATCCAACTCACCCCCAAATTAGCTACAAAG ATACTCACGGAACTTCAGAGAATGGCTCATTTCCCAGCTATGCAATTCACACACCAGACTTCAAGTTCGATAGCCCCATTGCGACAAATATCACACAAG GTTTCACCCCGAGGGGCGATATACCAACTTCGTCGAATCCTCAACCAGCAAACCCATATCATGTTGTGGTGCCAGTCTTGGGAGGTGTGAATCAGGTTGCTCCTAGACAGCAACAGAGGGATGATTGGGATATACTGAAAGCGATAGTGTATGGAGGCTTAGTGGAGTCAGTCACCAGCCTCTCCGTTGTTTCGGCAGCAGCGTCAAGCGGCGCCAAAACAT TGGACATATTCATCCTGGGAATAGCCAACCTTATTGGAGGCCTTCCTCTCATTTTCCACAAT ATCACTGATCTGAGAGACATCCGAGACGTGGACGGGAACGACGAGCAGGTCGGCCACTACTGGCTGCAGCTCGGGAAGCGGTCGAAAGCCCGGCTCCACATGGTCATGGCCCTGCTCTCATACATGGTGTTCGGGCTGCTCCCGCCGGTCCTCTACGGGTTGTCGTTCCGCGAGAGCAACGACCAGGAGAACAAGATGATGGCGGTCGCCGGTGCTTCGCTAGCCTGCATCGCTCTGCTGGCGCTCGGAAAGGCACACGTCCACACCAGGACCTACTTCAAGACCCTCATGTACTACCTGATGATCGCCGTGAGCTCATCGGGTCTGTCGTACGTCGCCGGCGTGCTGATCACGCGGCTACTGGTGCAGTACGGAATCATTGAGCAAGGCGGCTCGGCTCGTTCTCCTCCCGGGCTGTCGTTGCGGTTCGCTTATGCTGCTGGTGCAGAGTCGTCTGCATGGGCCTCATTCTGA